Below is a genomic region from Candidatus Baltobacteraceae bacterium.
CGGCACCCGGGCGGACGAGTTCATCGACGACATGAGCCGGTTGGTGCAGGCGGACGAGGAGCCGGCGTTCACCTACATTCGGCTTCCCGCCGCGTCGGCAGACGGCTTAGCCGGAGCCGATCGCGCGCTCGGCCGCGTGATCGCCTTCCTGAGCGGCACGCCCCACTGGTCCTCGACCGCCGTCTTCATCGTCGGAGAAGGCGTTCTCAGCCCGCGTGATCACGTCAATCCGGCACGTAGTTTTGCCCTGGTCGTTTCCCCGCTGGCGCGGCCCGGCTACGTGGGCCACCGGCACTTGAGCGTGGCAAGCGTGGTCAAAACTGAAGAAGAGCTCCTCGGCCTCCCGGCCCTCTCGCTCTCCGATCTGCTCTCAACCGACATGGCGGACTTTTTCGGAGCGGTCCCGTATCCGTCGAGCTACCAAGCCATTCCGTAAGTCCTCGACAAGCAAAGGAACCGATGACGAGCATCGACTTTGGGCCGCGCCTGGTGGGCACACCGACCGGCAAACTGCGCGCCGCCCTTTTAATGAAGCCGAACGCCGCGCTCGAAGCGGCGAAGGCGCTGCCCGGCGAACCCGGCGCGGTGTACACGCGCGCGCTCGAACAGCACGAAATTCTCCGCAAGACGCTCGCGTATTTCGGCGTCGAGGCGATCGTGCTCGAACCGCGCGGTGACGATCCGTACGAGACCGCGATCGGCGATGCCGCCGTGGTGTTCGAAGACGGCGTGCTGATCATGCGCCCGAGCGCAATGTCGCGTCGCGCGGAGGCGGATCGCGTGGAGGCGGAGTTTTCGCGGCACGATATTCCGATTGCCGGATACATCGCGGCGCCGGGACTGCTCGACGGCGGCGACGTGCTGCTCGTCGGCCGTACGGCATTCGTAGGCAACGGAACGCGCGGCAACGCCATCGGCCGCGCGGGTTTCGCCGCAGTTGCCGGCGCGCATGGTTATCAGGTCGTGGAAGTTGCGCTCGCGCCCGACGTTTCCTCGCTGCGGTCGGTCGCCTGCGCGGTCGCGCGCGATACGGTCGTGATCGCGCCCGATAAACTCGACGCCCGCGCGTTCGCGGGATTTCGTACGATCGGAGTCGATCTGGGGGAGGAGCGCGCCGCCGGCGTGCTCTGTATCGGCGAACACCACGTGATTGCCGACGTGCGCTATCGCACGACGCTGACGCGTCTGCGCAAGGCCGGCGTGGTCGTCGAGGGCATCGATCTCTACGATTTCGAGAAGGTCGGTATCGCGCCGGCACTGCTCGCCCTCGCTTTCAAGCGCGACTGAGCGCTTTTCACGCATGCGCGTCGCGGTCGTTTCCGATATACACGGAAATCTCGTCGGTCTGGACGCGTGCTTGGCCGATCTGCATGCGCAAGGCGGCGCCGACGCGATCATCGCGGCGGGCGACCTTTGCCTCGATGGTCCCAAACCGAAGAAAGTGCTGCAGCGGCTCGAGGAGGTTGGAGCGCAATCGATTCGCGGCAACACCGACCGCTATCTCGCCACTCCCGGCGCCGAAAAATTCGAAACGCAGGAACACGCACTGCTGGAGTGGGCCCGGCGTGACCTAGGCGAGAAGTGGCTCTCGTGGCTGGCCGATCTGCCGTTCGCGATTCGCATCGGTGACGACGACAATCAGCTGCTGGTCGTGCACGCTAATCCGTCGAACGACGACGAACATCTCTGGCCCGACGCCGACGAAGAAACACTCGTCCGGCTCGTCGGCGATGAACGCGCGACCGCCATCGCGTTCGGGCACCTTCACCTGCCTTACGTGCGGATCTGGCGCGGAAAAATTCTGGTCAACGTCGCATCGGCGGGTCTCCCCAAGGACGGCGATGCGCGTGCCTGCTACGCGATCTTTACCGAACGTGCCGGCGGCTGGGAGGTCAAACATCGCCGCGTCGAGTTCGACGTAAAGAAAGTTGCAACCCAGCTCGCCGATTGTGGGATTCCGGAGAGTATCGAGCTGATCGCAACCTTGCGACGGCACCGCTACAGACGTCTCAAAGGATTCGTGCCGTAACACCTGCCATCGTCATCGACCATCTCGTCAAGCGTTACGGCGATTTCACCGCCGTCGACGACGTTTCGCTGCGAGTCGAGGCGGGGGAGTTCTACGGCTTTCTCGGACCCAACGGCGCCGGCAAGACCACGACCATCAACGCGATCGTCGGACTCGCGAAGCCGGACGCCGGCGCGATTTCCGTCCACGGCTACGACAACCGCGCGCAATGGCGCGAAGCGCGCCGCGTCATCGGGCTTGCACCGCAAGAGTACAACTTCGACCGGTATCTCTCGATTCGCGACGTGCTGATCTTCCAGGCGGGATATTTTGGCCTGCGCGGACCGGCCGTACGCGAACGGGCGGACATGCTGCTCGAGCGCTTCGGGTTGGCGAGCAAGGCGAAGGTCGAATACACACGCCTCTCCGGCGGCATGAAGCGCCGTCTCACGCTCGCGCGTGCGCTGATCCATCAACCGCAACTGGTGATCCTCGACGAACCCACCGCCGGCGTCGACGTCGAGCTGCGGTTGGAACTGTGGGACCTCCTGCGCGAATTGAACGGCGACGGGCTGACGATTTTCCTCACCACGCATTATTTGGAAGAAGCCGAAGAGCTCTGCAAAAACATCGCGATCATCCGTCAGGGACGTATCGTAGCCCAGAAGCCGACCCACGAGCTGATCGCCGACGGCGCGAGCCTGCAGGACGTCTTCTTGGAGTTGACCAGAACGTGACGACCACGCCAACGAGGATAAAAACTTCTTCGTTCAACGGCGTTGCGCTGTGGACGCTCGTCAAACGCGAGGTCATCCGCAGCCTCAAGATCATCAATCAGGTGATCTGGCCGCCGATCATTTCGACGCTGCTTTACGTCTTCGTCTTCGGTCTGGCGCTCGGAAGCCGCATTCAAAGCGTTCAGGGCGTAAGCTACGCGCAGTTCCTCATTCCGGGCCTGATCATGCTGCAATCGATCGATTCGTCGTACGGCGAGTGTTCGAGTTCGGTATTCCAGGGCCGCTTCATGAACTCGATCCAGGAGATGCTCATCGCGCCGATGTCGGCGTTCGAGGTCGTCGCGGGGTACGTGCTCGGCTCGCTCGCGCGCACCTATCTGATCGCCGTGCTGATCACCCTGCTCGGCGCGGTGCTGGTGCATACGTGGCCGCAAAATTGGGTTTTGTATCTCGGCGTACTCACGCTGGTATCGGTCTTGTTTTCCTCACTCGGCCTGATCTTCGGATTGATCGCGGAGAAGTTCGATCACCTGGCTGTCTTGACGACGTTCATCATTACGCCGCTGACCTTCGTGGGGGGCGTTTTTACCTCGGCCCAAATGCTGCCGCTGGTGTTGCGTCGTCTCGAACTCTTCAACCCGATCTTCTACACGATCGACGCCTTCCGCCGCAGCTATACCGGGGAGAGTTATCTCTCGCCCGCCGTATCGGTGAGCGCCATCGCGCTGCTCAGCGCCGTCGCGCTGGCGATCGCGTTGCGAATGGTGGCGAGCGGGTATAAGCTCCGGAGTTAGCCGCTAGGAAAGGCCCCGCATGTTCCTACCCCTCGTCCTCGCCGCCATCGGGATTACCCCTTGGAACGGAACGGATCTGCCGACCGCGACGCAGGCGGCCGCAAAATATCGCCTGACGGTCTCGGGCAAACCTGGAGCCACGATTCATCTCCACACGAGCGACGTCGCCCAGGGATGGATCGCGGCGTTCTGCGATATGAAGGTCTGTTCGCCGACGCAGGTGACGGAGACCATCCCGAAGTCAGGCACCATCGTTCTGCAGTTCGAATTGATCCGCGAAACCGAAGACGCGCCGCACCGGAGCGGCGCGGTCATCACGGCCAGCGACGGCTCACGGTTGGTCGTCCCCGCGGCCTCACGCTAAAAAAACGGGTTGTGCGCGCGTTCGAGCTCGATCGTCGAGGGTGGTCCGTGTCCCGGCATGATCACCGTAGCTTCGGGCAACGTGAAAAGTTTCGTTCGCACGCTGTGCAAGAGATCGTCATAGGTGCTCTCATCGGCGAAGATGCCGCCGACGCTGCCGGCGAAGAGCGTGTCACCGGTGAACACGGTCGATTTGAAGAGATACGAGACCGATCCGTCGGTGTGACCCGGCGTGTGCAGCATGCGGATCTCGGCGCCCTCGCCGAACGGCAGGGCCTCGCCGTCGCGCACGGCAAGCGCTTTATGCGCGAGCGAGCCGATCGCGCCGACGTCGAGGCGGTGCATGACGATTTGCGCTTGCGGAAAAGCTGCTGCGACCTCCGCCGTTGCATCGCAGTGATCGGCATGCTTGTGCGTGATGAGAATGTATTGCAGGTGATACGGCCCTTCGCGCACGGCACGCAAGAGATTGGCCGGAATGCCCGCCGGATCGACCAGCGCCGCGCGCCTCCCTCCGTCGAGAAAAAAGATGAAGCCGTTGCTGGGATGCGGGTTCTGCGGATGGTGGCGCACGTCGGGCAATTCGATCTCCGGCGGGTACCAGGCATCGGCCGCGCGATCGGCGAGCTTGCCGGGATCGAGGCGAAGAATGCGCGCGATCGCGCGCGCTTGCGCATCGTCGGCGACGCCGCGATCTTGCCGCCAGGCATCGATATCGGCGGGTGAAATACCGGTGCGTTCCGCGAGCGCGCGCGTATCGACGCCGTTGCCGCGCATCGCCTTGCGCAGCACGTCGCCGAACGTATCTTCCAGTGGAATCCTCGGCCAGGCAGTCATGCTCGCCCTCTTCTCCGCGCAACCGGGACCCACTGCCGCCGGGTCGAAACCAAAGAACGATATGGAACGAGTCCTCATCATCGGGTCCGGACCGGCGGGATTGACCGCCGCGATCTATGCGGCCCGTGCGAATTTGCAGCCCCTGGTTCTGGCCGGAGGTCTGTACGGCGGTCAGCTCATGCTGACCACCGACGTCGAGAATTACCCGGGTTTTCCCGAGGGGATCATGGGGCCCGATCTGATGATCAAATTTCGCGAGCAAGCCGAACGTTTCGGCGCGCGGATCGAGAACGTCGACGCGACCCACGTGGACTTTTCGAAGCGCCCGTTCGTCGTGCGCACCGCGGATGAGGAATATCATGCCAAGACGGTGATCGTCGCGACCGGCGCGAGCGCGCGCTGGCTCGACATTGCGGGCGAGGAGAAGCTGCGCGGCCGCGGCGTCTCGACTTGCGCAACCTGTGACGGCGCGTTTTTCCGCGAGAAGCACATCGTCGTGGTCGGCGGCGGCGACTCGGCGATGGAAGAGGCGCTCTTCTTGACCCGCTTCGGCCGCCGGGTAACGGTGATTCATCGCCGCGAAGGCCTGCGTGCGAGCAAGATCATGGCCGAGCGGGTGCGTTCGCATCCCAAGATCGATTTCATCTGGAATACGGTGGTCGACGAAGTGCTCGGCGAGCATCACGTGACCGGCCTAATGCTGCGCAACGTGCACGACGGCAGCGTAATGGAATACGAGGCCGATGCGCTGTTCATTGCGATCGGGCACACGCCCAACACCGCGATCTTCCGCGGGCAGCTCGATCTCGATGAGATGGGTTACATCGTCTCACCGGACGGGACTTCGACCAATGTCGAGGGCGTGTTCGTCGCGGGCGACGTCAACGACATCGCCTACAAACAAGCCGTGACCGCGGCGGGAGCCGGGTGCAAGGCCGCGATGGATGCCGAGAAGTATCTCGAAGCGCTCGAGTTTACGATCAAAGAAACGGTAGCGAGTTAGTGCTCGCGCGCCTGCTTGCCGGCCTCGTCGCGATCGGCCTGATCGTGACGCCATGGGAACCGGCGCGCGCGGCGCAGACGCGATTCGAAATCGTCGAAGGCATTCCGATCGTCGACGTGACGATCGATGGCCGAGGGCCGTTCCGGTTTGCCGTCGATTCCGGAGCGACGTGGACGATCGTCTCACCGGAGCTGGTTCGCAAATTGAATCTGGATATCGTCGGCATGCGACACGTCAGCGGCGCCGGCGCGGAGCAGATGGAAGCCGGGCAGCTCGTTCTCGATTCGCTGAACGTCGGCGGGGCGGTGGTAAAACGCACGGTCGCGTACAGCGTCGAATTGCCGCCGCGCCTCGCGCATCCCCCGGGATTCGCGCAAGTCGACGGTTTGCTCGGAGAGACGTTCTTTCACGCGTTCGTGACGACGCTCGATTATGAAACCAGCATGATCGAATTCGACGAGGTGCGCTCGTTCGCGCCTCCCACGCAGGCAGCGGCGCTGCCGATGCGGTTGGTCTCGGGCGCCGCCGTCCCGGCCGTTCCGGTGCAGGTCGACGGACAAAATACGTATTTCGAGCTCGACACGGGCAGCGGCAGCTGGCCCGTACTCACGCGCGCGTTCGCAGATTTGGGCATCAACGCGCGGTATCCGCAGGGCTCGATTCAGAGCGCTCAGGGCGAGGGCGGTTCGTTCTCGCTGCGTGCCGCCTGCGTTCGCTCCTTTGGGCTCGGCGGCACACAGTTCAACGACGTTCAAATGTACGTGCAGCCCGAAGACCTGGGCATCACGGCGGAGGGCGATTTCGGCGGGAGCTTCGGCTACGCGATCCTGCGCGATTTCACGGTCTCGCTCGATTTTTCCAATCGTACGGTCTATCTGACCAGAAATCTCGTGCGCGCGCTGCCGGGCTGTACCCGATCGCTGGCGGACAAGGGCCGCTAAGAACCGGGTCAGTGCAAGAGATCGCGAAGTGCCGAGTCCAGCCCCGTGAAGGCGAAGCGATAGCCGGAAGCGATCGTGTGCTCCGGCAGCACGCGCGCGCCGCTGAGCAAAATGTCGGCGCCCTCGCCGAGGATCGCGCGCAGCGCAAAGGTTGGTGTGGGAAGCACGGTCGGGCGGTGCAGTGCGCGACCCAAGGCGTGGGTGAGCTGCGCGTTGGTTACGGGCTGTGGCGCGGTCGCGTTGAACGTGCCTTCCGCGCCGTCGAGCGCATGCAGGTAGATGCCCACGACGTCGTCGACGTGAACCCACGAGACCCACTGCCGTCCGTCACCGATCACGCCGCCGAAGCCAAAGCGGAACGCCGGCAACATCATCCCGAGCGCGCCGCCGTCGACGCCGAGCACGACGCCGGTGCGCACGATCGCAACGCGCATGCCCAGTTCGGCGGCGCGGTGCGCTTCACGTTCCCATGCTGCGCATAGCTCGCCGAGAAAATCGTTCCCGTGATTGCTCGCCTCGGTGTAGGTCGCGCTCTCGCTCGGCGGGTAGTAGCCGATTGCCGAGGCGGAGATGTAGGCCGGCGGATGGTGCGCATCGCGTGCCAGCGCATCGAGCAAGGCGCGCGGAGCGTCGACGCGGCTGGCGCGCATGCGTTCCTTCGCAGCCGCTGTCCAACGTTGGGCGATCGGTTCGCCGGCGAGGTTGACGAGCGCATCGCAGCTGCGCACCGCAACCGCCGAGGTATCGGGCTCGCGCAGCGAGGCCAGGACGACATCGTCGCCGCGCGCCCGCAAGGCCGCTTGGAGATGGCGGCCGATGAATCCGGTTCCTCCGATCAGCCCGACGCGCATTACCGGCGCGGCGTCGCGGCTGCGATCGCGCTCGTGACGTCGTCGAGCTCGTGGACCGTGCGCCCGACCGCGGCCGAGATCGCGGCTTCGTTTCCGCTCGCAATCGCATCGCTCAGGATCGGAACCGGAACGGCGGCGTAGCCGTTTACGCCGTAGGCCAGCTTGTCGAGGCGGTGCACGAGCCCGATCTCGATATTGCCGTCGATCCCGCGATGGTCGGCGAGCGCGGCGCGGTACGCGAAGCGATCTACCGCGCGTAAGACCGGCGCAATATCGTGGCGATAGTGCGTTCCGGCAAGCCCGGCGACGCCGGCGCGCAGCACGCTCGCGTAGGGAACGAGACGATAGGGCATGATGCCGCCGGCAAGCCGCATCGTCAAAAGCGCGACCATTTGCGCCAGTGCGCGGTGATTCACGAATCCCGGATCGGCCTGCGTCATCGCGTAGTCGAGATCGTCGAATCCCGAATGATAGGTGCCGAAGACGCCGTGAAAGCCGACCTGCAGAATCGGAATGCCGAGTTCGTAGAGAAACGATTCGAAATCCGATCCGCCGCCGGGGGCGCGTACATGTATCCCTTGCGGCTGCGCTTTCCAGCGTTGATAGAGCGTCTGCGTCGGGGTAGCCGGATCGGGGACCATCTCGGTCGCGGGCTCGATCGCGTCGCGCAACGCCGCCGCGGCGCTCGCACCGAAGGTCTGACCGGTCGTGACCTCGTCCTCGTTGATGTACGCGATGCAGCCGCTCTCGAGCTGGCCCTGGTGCATGCGCACGTACGCCTTTGAACCGACTTCGCCGATCTCTTCACCGTCGAATCCGACGACGACGATCGAGTATTGCGGACGCCAGCCGCTGCGGTAGAGATAGCCCAGTGCCCGCGCGGCCGTGAGAATGACGGAGGTGCCCGAGCCGTTGTCGGTGACGCCGTAAACCCAGGCGTCGCGGTGTGCGCCGATCACGACGCTGTGCGTCGGATCGATCCCCGGAAGTACGCCGACCGTGTTCCACAGGCGCGCGTTGTGTTTGACGTCCATCTCGACGCTGAGCCGAAACGGTGTGTTGCTGATGCCGTTCGCGATCGTCGCGAGCACGCGCTGGGCGACGAGCGCATTCACCGGCAGCGTCGGAATCGTAATCGCGCCCTCGATCAGCGCGCCGCGCTGCACCGAGCCGAGAGGGCGATACGGACCATCGGGATAGGCGGGCCCATGCAGCGATCCGTCGGGATCGGCCGGGTCGGAGAAGAAGATCACGCCCGCCGCGCCATGATCCTGTGCGCGCTTGGCCAGCGTTCCGCGAAACTCGCGCCCGTAGCGGATCAACATGATGCGCGTGCGGACGTCGATCCCACGGGCTGCCAGCGAACGGTAGTCGGATTCGAGCCCGTGCCCGGCGTCGACGACATTGGCCACCACGATGCCGCTGCCGCTCCACGCGTTGAACGGCGGACCGGCATCGCGCCGCGTGCCGTCGGGGTCCTGCGCTATCGGCACTTCGCCGAGTTTGAAACGGATCCAATGCGGATACCGGAACATCTCCAGTCCGAGGAAGCGCGAGAACGGAACGTCGTGCGAGAAGACCTCGTTCGTCGCGATGAACCCGGCGGCGGCGAGTTGGCTGCGCATCCATTCCGCTATGTGCTCGTCGCCCGGCGTGCCGGCATAATGCGATTCCGCGTTCAGACGCATCGAATCCGCTTGCGCCTCGGCCGCGGTCGGTTCGTCGAGCAGAAGTGCTTCCATCGACCGCTCGTCGGCGCGCGCCGGACCGGCAAAACTGAGGAGAATGCTGGCGCCCAAGAGCGCGGCGATCGTGCGTTTGCGCATCAAAGCCCTCCGTGCCTAACCTTCAGCCGCATCGTGCGGCTAGTCCCTGGTCCAGGCGTTCGTGCGCAGGAGCGCCCGAGCCTCGCGCTCCAGGCCTTGCGCCGCGATCTTGGGGTGACTCAAATAGAACAGCGTCATGACGTCGAGCACGAAGCGGTGCGCGCGCTTACCCGGCAACCGGCGCAGTCGCTCGTCGGCTGCTTCGAAGAGCCGGCGTAAACGCGCGCGCAGGGCGGCGGCACCGCCATACACGCGGCTGAAGTTCAGCTCACCGTGCTCACGGTCTTCGGCCTGATCGATAAAAGCATCGAGCAGCACGTGCAGCGCGCTCACGTACGGGAAGTAGGCGTTGTAGGTGCCGGCGATTGCCTGTGGGCGGTTACGAAAGGCTTCGAAGAGCGGGGCGTAGACGTGGAACTGCGAGCCGGCGGCCGAGGCGAACTCGTGCCAGTCGATCTCGCGATAACGTTCGCGATGTTGCTCGTACCAGCCGACACAGCGGCGTTCGCGCTCTCCGGCGGGATAGTGTTTGTGCGTCTGCATCTCGCCGTAGAGCGCCGCGGCGTGCGCGAAATGCGGCAAGAGCAGATCGAGATGCGGAGCGGCGGAAAGTGCGTGCTGCGTGCGCTGCACGAGTTCGCGCAGGTAGCCGCCGTCCTCACCGGCGGGTCCGCACGCATAGTAGTCGCGCGGCGCAGCCGATGGATCCAGCGCATCCGCAATCGCTCGATGCAGCACGGGAAAGGCTTCGACGTCCACGCCGGGATGGCGATCGCAGAGGCTGTCGAGATAATCGTAGATGCTCTCGAGCGGCGCGACGATGGCCACGTAGGCGCGGGCCGCCTCAGCCGGGAGAAATGTCGCGAGAATGCACGCGCCGGCGACATGGTAGGACTTGCCGTCGACGCTCGCCAGCGCTTCAAACCGCAGTCGATCGTCGGGAATCAGCTCGGCTCGCCGGCGAATCTCTGCGAGGGCCGCGGCCGCGAGCGGCACCACCCGCAAGAGGAACCGCAGCAGGCCGTAGACGGTCCCGGCACCACCGGCGAAGAGCGCACGCAAGCGTTCGGGCGTGCGCAGGACCGAGCGCAGCGCAAAGACGATGTCGCCGAACATGGGCTAACGAAGCACTAGAGGCCGGCCACGAAACGGCCGGGATTCAGAATGTTCTCGGGATCGAAGCGGCGTTTGAGTTCGCGCATCCGTTCGAGGCCGTCCGGCGGCTCGCCCCACACGTTGAGCAGCGCGCGGCCGGGATGGTTGCCGGCGATGACCACCGCGCGCGGTTCGCGATCGTGCAGCGCGTCGTCGAACATCTCGATCTTCGCGCCGAACGCGCGCGCGTCCAAATCGCTGACCCGTACGAGCAAGTCACCGTTCATCGCGTCGACGATCGCATCGAAACGCAATTCGAACCGCGCCGCGAGCGCCTTACATTCATCGGCGCGCGGCGGCGCCTCG
It encodes:
- a CDS encoding metallophosphoesterase family protein, producing MRVAVVSDIHGNLVGLDACLADLHAQGGADAIIAAGDLCLDGPKPKKVLQRLEEVGAQSIRGNTDRYLATPGAEKFETQEHALLEWARRDLGEKWLSWLADLPFAIRIGDDDNQLLVVHANPSNDDEHLWPDADEETLVRLVGDERATAIAFGHLHLPYVRIWRGKILVNVASAGLPKDGDARACYAIFTERAGGWEVKHRRVEFDVKKVATQLADCGIPESIELIATLRRHRYRRLKGFVP
- a CDS encoding ABC transporter ATP-binding protein — its product is MWDSGEYRADRNLATAPLQTSQRIRAVTPAIVIDHLVKRYGDFTAVDDVSLRVEAGEFYGFLGPNGAGKTTTINAIVGLAKPDAGAISVHGYDNRAQWREARRVIGLAPQEYNFDRYLSIRDVLIFQAGYFGLRGPAVRERADMLLERFGLASKAKVEYTRLSGGMKRRLTLARALIHQPQLVILDEPTAGVDVELRLELWDLLRELNGDGLTIFLTTHYLEEAEELCKNIAIIRQGRIVAQKPTHELIADGASLQDVFLELTRT
- a CDS encoding ABC transporter permease → MTTTPTRIKTSSFNGVALWTLVKREVIRSLKIINQVIWPPIISTLLYVFVFGLALGSRIQSVQGVSYAQFLIPGLIMLQSIDSSYGECSSSVFQGRFMNSIQEMLIAPMSAFEVVAGYVLGSLARTYLIAVLITLLGAVLVHTWPQNWVLYLGVLTLVSVLFSSLGLIFGLIAEKFDHLAVLTTFIITPLTFVGGVFTSAQMLPLVLRRLELFNPIFYTIDAFRRSYTGESYLSPAVSVSAIALLSAVALAIALRMVASGYKLRS
- a CDS encoding MBL fold metallo-hydrolase, which produces MTAWPRIPLEDTFGDVLRKAMRGNGVDTRALAERTGISPADIDAWRQDRGVADDAQARAIARILRLDPGKLADRAADAWYPPEIELPDVRHHPQNPHPSNGFIFFLDGGRRAALVDPAGIPANLLRAVREGPYHLQYILITHKHADHCDATAEVAAAFPQAQIVMHRLDVGAIGSLAHKALAVRDGEALPFGEGAEIRMLHTPGHTDGSVSYLFKSTVFTGDTLFAGSVGGIFADESTYDDLLHSVRTKLFTLPEATVIMPGHGPPSTIELERAHNPFF
- the trxB gene encoding thioredoxin-disulfide reductase, producing the protein MERVLIIGSGPAGLTAAIYAARANLQPLVLAGGLYGGQLMLTTDVENYPGFPEGIMGPDLMIKFREQAERFGARIENVDATHVDFSKRPFVVRTADEEYHAKTVIVATGASARWLDIAGEEKLRGRGVSTCATCDGAFFREKHIVVVGGGDSAMEEALFLTRFGRRVTVIHRREGLRASKIMAERVRSHPKIDFIWNTVVDEVLGEHHVTGLMLRNVHDGSVMEYEADALFIAIGHTPNTAIFRGQLDLDEMGYIVSPDGTSTNVEGVFVAGDVNDIAYKQAVTAAGAGCKAAMDAEKYLEALEFTIKETVAS
- a CDS encoding retroviral-like aspartic protease family protein, coding for MLARLLAGLVAIGLIVTPWEPARAAQTRFEIVEGIPIVDVTIDGRGPFRFAVDSGATWTIVSPELVRKLNLDIVGMRHVSGAGAEQMEAGQLVLDSLNVGGAVVKRTVAYSVELPPRLAHPPGFAQVDGLLGETFFHAFVTTLDYETSMIEFDEVRSFAPPTQAAALPMRLVSGAAVPAVPVQVDGQNTYFELDTGSGSWPVLTRAFADLGINARYPQGSIQSAQGEGGSFSLRAACVRSFGLGGTQFNDVQMYVQPEDLGITAEGDFGGSFGYAILRDFTVSLDFSNRTVYLTRNLVRALPGCTRSLADKGR
- a CDS encoding TIGR01777 family oxidoreductase, which gives rise to MRVGLIGGTGFIGRHLQAALRARGDDVVLASLREPDTSAVAVRSCDALVNLAGEPIAQRWTAAAKERMRASRVDAPRALLDALARDAHHPPAYISASAIGYYPPSESATYTEASNHGNDFLGELCAAWEREAHRAAELGMRVAIVRTGVVLGVDGGALGMMLPAFRFGFGGVIGDGRQWVSWVHVDDVVGIYLHALDGAEGTFNATAPQPVTNAQLTHALGRALHRPTVLPTPTFALRAILGEGADILLSGARVLPEHTIASGYRFAFTGLDSALRDLLH
- a CDS encoding M28 family peptidase; translated protein: MRKRTIAALLGASILLSFAGPARADERSMEALLLDEPTAAEAQADSMRLNAESHYAGTPGDEHIAEWMRSQLAAAGFIATNEVFSHDVPFSRFLGLEMFRYPHWIRFKLGEVPIAQDPDGTRRDAGPPFNAWSGSGIVVANVVDAGHGLESDYRSLAARGIDVRTRIMLIRYGREFRGTLAKRAQDHGAAGVIFFSDPADPDGSLHGPAYPDGPYRPLGSVQRGALIEGAITIPTLPVNALVAQRVLATIANGISNTPFRLSVEMDVKHNARLWNTVGVLPGIDPTHSVVIGAHRDAWVYGVTDNGSGTSVILTAARALGYLYRSGWRPQYSIVVVGFDGEEIGEVGSKAYVRMHQGQLESGCIAYINEDEVTTGQTFGASAAAALRDAIEPATEMVPDPATPTQTLYQRWKAQPQGIHVRAPGGGSDFESFLYELGIPILQVGFHGVFGTYHSGFDDLDYAMTQADPGFVNHRALAQMVALLTMRLAGGIMPYRLVPYASVLRAGVAGLAGTHYRHDIAPVLRAVDRFAYRAALADHRGIDGNIEIGLVHRLDKLAYGVNGYAAVPVPILSDAIASGNEAAISAAVGRTVHELDDVTSAIAAATPRR
- a CDS encoding DUF2600 family protein, with the protein product MFGDIVFALRSVLRTPERLRALFAGGAGTVYGLLRFLLRVVPLAAAALAEIRRRAELIPDDRLRFEALASVDGKSYHVAGACILATFLPAEAARAYVAIVAPLESIYDYLDSLCDRHPGVDVEAFPVLHRAIADALDPSAAPRDYYACGPAGEDGGYLRELVQRTQHALSAAPHLDLLLPHFAHAAALYGEMQTHKHYPAGERERRCVGWYEQHRERYREIDWHEFASAAGSQFHVYAPLFEAFRNRPQAIAGTYNAYFPYVSALHVLLDAFIDQAEDREHGELNFSRVYGGAAALRARLRRLFEAADERLRRLPGKRAHRFVLDVMTLFYLSHPKIAAQGLEREARALLRTNAWTRD